The following are encoded together in the Equus quagga isolate Etosha38 chromosome 15, UCLA_HA_Equagga_1.0, whole genome shotgun sequence genome:
- the LOC124226314 gene encoding olfactory receptor 2W3-like, with translation MNNQSCQEQFILLGFSDRPRLEQILFVFVLIFYLVTLVGNIVIIWVSRLDPCLHTPMYFFLTNLSFLDLCFTTSSIPQLLFNLGSPDKTISFTGCAIQLFMFLGLGGTECVLLAVMAYDRFTAICKPLRYSVIMHSQLCWKLVSVAWGVGLLNSLVMSPVTMKLPRCGRCRVKHFLCEMPALIKIACVDTVAVESTVFILSVIIVLVPLSLILISYSYIALAVLRIKSAAGRRKAFNTCGSHLTVVSLFYGNIIYMYMQPGNNSSQDQGKFLTLFYNLVTPMLNPVIYTLRNKDVKGALKRLVSRK, from the coding sequence ATGAACAACCAGAGCTGCCAGGAACAGTTCATCTTGTTGGGTTTCTCAGACAGACCGAGGCTAGAGCAGATCCTCTTTGTGTTTGTCCTCATCTTCTACCTTGTGACCTTAGTGGGCAACATTGTCATTATCTGGGTTTCCCGCCTGGACCCCTGCCTCCACAcgcccatgtacttcttcctcacCAACTTGTCCTTCCTAGATCTCTGCTTTACCACCAGTTCCATCCCCCAGCTGCTTTTCAACTTAGGCAGCCCAGACAAGACCATCAGTTTCACTGGTTGCGCCATCCAGCTCTTCATGTTCTTGGGACTGGGAGGCACAGAATGTGTTCTCCTGGCAGTCATGGCTTATGACCGCTTCACTGCCATCTGCAAGCCCCTCCGCTATTCTGTCATTATGCATTCTCAGCTCTGTTGGAAGTTGGTGTCTGTGGCCTGGGGAGTCGGACTCCTCAACTCCCTGGTTATGTCTCCAGTGACGATGAAGCTACCACGATGTGGGAGATGTAGGGTGAAACattttctatgtgagatgccagcTCTCATAAAAATTGCCTGTGTGGACACAGTGGCTGTGGAGAGCACTGTTTTCATCTTATCAGTAATAATAGTCCTGGTGCCCCTGTCGCTTATCCTCATCTCTTATAGCTATATTGCCCTGGCAGTGCTGAGGATCAAGTCGgctgcaggaagaaggaaggcttTCAACACGTGTGGGTCCCATCTTACTGTGGTCTCCTTGTTTTATGGGAATATTATCTATATGTATATGCAACCAGGAAATAATTCATCTCAGGACCAAGGGAAATTCCTTACCCTCTTCTACAACTTGGTGACCCCCATGTTGAACCCTGTCATCTATACACTGAGAAACAAGGATGTGAAGGGTGCACTGAAGAGGCTTGTGTCTAGAAAGTAA